In Chloroflexota bacterium, one DNA window encodes the following:
- a CDS encoding sigma-70 family RNA polymerase sigma factor — protein MNHVELFESYRGYVFGIAYRMLGSVMDAEDCLQETFLRWQSHAEQVENPRAWLATVATRWCLDQLNTARHQREQYIGEWLPEPLIIAAPSSNLEQLESLSTAFLVLLERLSPAERAVFLLHKVFGYEYSEIAEIVGKTPAACRQLGHRAAEHVAQARPRFKVEPSVQQRLSEQFLQSCATGDLNGLMSLLTEDVVLRSDGGGVVQAARNPIYGPTAVGRFLLGVLPKLPANSIFEPRLINGQAGFVALVDGHASGTLILDMFDQQIAGIYIMLNPQKLQHLTQPLG, from the coding sequence TACGTGTTTGGCATTGCCTATCGCATGCTTGGCAGCGTGATGGATGCCGAAGATTGTTTGCAAGAAACCTTTTTGCGTTGGCAAAGCCATGCCGAGCAAGTTGAAAACCCACGGGCTTGGTTGGCAACCGTGGCAACTCGCTGGTGCCTTGATCAGCTCAACACGGCGCGACATCAACGTGAGCAATACATCGGCGAATGGCTGCCAGAGCCATTAATTATTGCCGCGCCTAGCAGCAATCTAGAACAACTCGAATCGTTATCAACGGCATTTTTGGTGCTGCTCGAACGGCTTTCGCCTGCTGAACGCGCAGTTTTCTTACTGCACAAAGTTTTTGGCTACGAATATAGCGAAATTGCCGAGATTGTCGGCAAAACTCCAGCGGCCTGTCGTCAACTTGGCCATCGGGCTGCCGAACATGTGGCCCAAGCTCGTCCACGCTTCAAGGTTGAGCCAAGCGTGCAGCAACGGCTGAGCGAACAATTTTTGCAAAGTTGTGCAACTGGCGATTTAAATGGCTTGATGAGTTTGCTTACAGAAGATGTTGTATTGCGCAGCGACGGCGGTGGCGTGGTCCAAGCAGCACGAAATCCAATTTATGGGCCGACGGCGGTTGGGCGCTTCTTGCTCGGCGTATTGCCCAAATTGCCTGCCAATAGCATTTTTGAACCACGTCTGATCAATGGACAAGCTGGATTTGTGGCGCTGGTCGATGGGCATGCCAGCGGCACATTGATTTTAGATATGTTCGATCAACAGATTGCTGGGATTTATATTATGCTCAACCCGCAAAAATTGCAGCATCTAACGCAACCGTTGGGCTAA